Proteins encoded by one window of Halococcus saccharolyticus DSM 5350:
- a CDS encoding Single-stranded DNA binding protein, which yields MELDDHAEELASTLGVDKAEVRADLEKLVNYSVPIDEAKDSLRRKYGDGGGGGEPSARSIADVSTTDSAVAVHGVVLTVGKRSIRYQGDDLVIREGEIADESGTISYTAWEEFDLTPGDTVEIVGAGVREWEGSPELNLGSETTVEIADEPLDVPYDIGGDTHLSALAPGDRGVALEVAVAEVERKTIDGRDGETEILSGVFADGTGRLPFTDWDPNDAIEEGTSVGIENAYVREFRGVPSVNVSEFSTVEALDRAVETGDGAPRISVREAVASEGLFDVEVAGNVLEVRDGSGLIQRCPECGRVVQKGQCRSHGDVDGEDDLRVKAIVDDGTDSLTAVLGTDLTAAVYGGGIEAAREAARDAMDQEVVADDIRESIVGREFRVRGTLSVDDYGANLEATEFEACDDDPADRAHELLDSTDAVAADGGTLDGVSHDGTMGDGVNEPRRGDE from the coding sequence ATGGAGCTCGACGATCATGCCGAGGAGCTCGCCTCCACCCTCGGCGTTGACAAAGCGGAGGTCAGAGCGGATCTCGAAAAGTTGGTGAACTACAGCGTCCCGATCGACGAGGCGAAGGACAGCCTCCGGCGGAAGTACGGCGACGGTGGTGGTGGCGGTGAGCCGTCGGCCAGGTCGATTGCGGACGTCTCGACCACCGATTCCGCGGTCGCCGTTCATGGGGTGGTCCTCACCGTCGGCAAGCGCTCGATCCGATACCAGGGTGACGACCTCGTGATCCGCGAGGGCGAGATCGCCGACGAGTCCGGGACGATTTCCTACACCGCGTGGGAGGAGTTCGATCTCACACCGGGTGACACGGTCGAGATCGTCGGCGCTGGCGTCCGTGAATGGGAGGGCAGCCCCGAACTCAACCTCGGTTCCGAGACCACCGTCGAGATCGCCGACGAGCCGCTCGACGTGCCGTACGATATCGGTGGCGACACCCACCTCTCGGCGCTCGCGCCCGGTGATCGTGGTGTCGCGCTCGAGGTCGCGGTCGCGGAGGTCGAACGCAAGACCATCGACGGCCGCGACGGCGAGACCGAGATCCTGAGCGGCGTGTTCGCCGACGGGACGGGACGACTGCCGTTCACCGACTGGGACCCGAACGACGCGATCGAGGAGGGGACGTCGGTGGGGATCGAGAACGCCTACGTCCGGGAGTTTCGCGGAGTACCGTCCGTGAACGTCTCGGAGTTCTCCACGGTGGAAGCGCTCGACCGCGCCGTCGAGACCGGTGACGGCGCACCACGAATATCCGTCCGCGAGGCGGTCGCCTCCGAGGGGCTGTTCGACGTCGAAGTGGCAGGCAACGTGCTTGAGGTTCGGGATGGCTCGGGGCTGATCCAGCGGTGTCCCGAATGCGGGCGCGTCGTCCAGAAGGGTCAGTGTCGATCACACGGCGACGTCGACGGCGAGGATGATCTCCGAGTGAAGGCGATCGTCGACGACGGCACCGACTCGCTGACCGCGGTGCTCGGGACCGACCTCACCGCCGCGGTGTACGGCGGCGGGATCGAGGCGGCGCGCGAGGCCGCCCGCGACGCGATGGATCAGGAAGTCGTCGCCGACGACATCCGCGAGTCGATCGTCGGCCGGGAGTTCCGCGTCCGTGGAACCCTCTCGGTCGACGACTACGGTGCGAACCTCGAAGCGACCGAGTTCGAAGCGTGCGACGACGATCCTGCCGACCGGGCCCACGAGCTGCTCGATTCGACCGACGCGGTGGCGGCCGACGGTGGAACGCTCGACGGCGTGTCGCATGACGGGACGATGGGAGACGGGGTTAACGAACCTCGACGGGGAGACGAATGA
- a CDS encoding SIR2 family NAD-dependent protein deacylase — MTVDADDLRFAARVIREADTAVAMTGAGASTASGIPDFRGDDGLWDRHDPDDFHVSRLDRDPGGFWRDRLALHDEIYGDAIEPNAAHEALADLESTGHLDRVVTQNIDGLHVAAGSEGVVTIHGSGQRSVCRDCGRRVPAEPVRERARDGELPPRCEECEGVLKPGVVLFGESLPEHALFEAQSLAERADVFLVAGSSLTVEPAASLPRTAADRGATMVLVNLERTPLSDRAEYDFRADVTDVLPRLRDAVVTGDPHDPKDPPGTGRP, encoded by the coding sequence ATGACTGTCGACGCCGACGATCTCCGGTTTGCGGCTCGGGTCATCCGCGAAGCCGACACCGCGGTGGCGATGACCGGCGCGGGCGCAAGCACCGCCTCGGGAATCCCCGACTTCCGGGGCGACGACGGCCTCTGGGACCGACACGATCCCGACGATTTCCACGTCTCGCGGCTCGACCGCGATCCCGGGGGATTCTGGCGCGACCGGCTCGCCCTCCACGACGAGATCTACGGCGACGCCATCGAACCGAACGCGGCCCACGAGGCACTCGCCGATCTCGAATCCACGGGCCACCTCGATCGGGTCGTGACCCAGAACATCGACGGGCTCCACGTCGCGGCGGGCTCTGAAGGTGTCGTCACGATCCACGGTTCGGGCCAGCGTTCGGTCTGTCGGGACTGCGGACGGCGTGTTCCGGCCGAGCCCGTCCGCGAGCGCGCTCGCGATGGCGAACTCCCGCCACGGTGTGAGGAGTGTGAGGGCGTGCTGAAGCCTGGCGTCGTGCTGTTCGGCGAGTCCCTCCCCGAGCACGCACTGTTCGAAGCCCAATCGCTCGCCGAGCGCGCTGACGTCTTCCTCGTCGCCGGCTCGTCGCTCACAGTCGAGCCCGCGGCGTCGCTCCCCCGTACGGCGGCCGATCGCGGTGCGACGATGGTGCTCGTCAATCTGGAGCGCACGCCGCTGTCGGACCGTGCCGAGTACGACTTCCGGGCGGACGTGACCGACGTGCTGCCCCGACTGCGCGATGCGGTCGTGACGGGCGATCCGCACGACCCGAAAGACCCACCGGGGACGGGCCGGCCGTAG
- a CDS encoding Lrp/AsnC family transcriptional regulator: protein MPQRDLDELDRYVIYRLQENAWETSAAEIAADYGVSPSTVRNRIIRLRDDDVIQGSHIDVDYERVGYQLFTIIFCTAPIPKREQLARDTLEIPGVVSARELMTGEENIHVVAVGRDGDDLSRIGRDLASLGLEIVEEELVHNEYFCPFHWFGPDEEATDDASSQPEPNEE, encoded by the coding sequence ATGCCACAGCGCGATTTAGACGAGTTGGATCGGTACGTCATCTATCGGCTCCAGGAGAACGCTTGGGAGACCTCGGCCGCCGAGATCGCCGCGGATTACGGTGTCTCGCCGAGTACGGTCCGCAACCGCATCATTCGTCTCAGGGACGACGACGTCATTCAGGGGAGTCATATCGACGTCGACTACGAACGCGTCGGCTATCAGCTGTTCACCATTATCTTCTGTACCGCCCCGATCCCGAAGCGCGAACAGCTCGCTCGCGACACGTTGGAGATCCCCGGTGTGGTCTCGGCCCGGGAGCTGATGACTGGTGAAGAGAACATCCACGTGGTCGCCGTCGGGCGTGATGGCGACGACCTCAGCCGCATCGGGCGGGACCTCGCCTCGCTCGGTTTGGAGATCGTCGAAGAAGAACTGGTACACAACGAGTACTTCTGCCCGTTCCACTGGTTTGGGCCCGACGAAGAGGCTACCGACGACGCGTCGTCCCAGCCTGAGCCGAACGAGGAATGA
- a CDS encoding universal stress protein — MPKSLERDLGLISVLAISIGAMIGSGIFILPAVAVGYAGPAVVLAYVLAGIVVLPAALSKSEMATAMPESGGTYIFIERGMGPLLGTVAGIGTWFSLSFKGGLALVGGVPYLLYLFDVPPTITTPLALTLAVILVLVNLLGAKQTGRVQVVIVAVMLAALGWFAVGGTPSVQPANYAGFFESGIGGILTATGLVFVSYAGVTKVASVAEEVENPERNIPLGILGSLGFTTALYALIVIVMLGVTDTSAIAASDAPMAVAAEAALGPAGVAAVVVAALLALVSTANAGILSSSRYPFAMSRDNLVPPSLGQISDRFNTPSASITLTGVVLLLLIAFVPLESIAKLASAFQILVFVLVNFAVVAFRRGSMEYEPTFEAPLYPWMQGFGVVGGLLLLTQMGTIPLLGAVLITAGSVAWYFWYARDRVEREGAAVDAVRRELGKQAVERTRTAVSPTGESYEALVAVPEDVDPSHEAALVDVAADLAAPQHGQVSVVRFDEVADQVPLEAAAEQSPADIEFEERTGTLATDVNVPVHVSEVVSHDTRHALAHHVTETGVDTLVMEREAGGLRDRLFGSDADWVLEHTDCDAVLVDDDGEGLGTVDTVAVITDEGPYDPAKIAIADAIATAHDAEVTLEYAVEEFASEEQQRTITDYHEEVAQLCSAPVRTGVVADGGTTPLESRAADVLVVSTEGQRLVADADCPALVVRPREATKPGWLGRVLERWLL; from the coding sequence GTGCCGAAGAGTCTCGAACGCGACCTCGGACTGATTTCGGTGCTCGCCATCAGCATCGGGGCGATGATCGGGAGCGGCATCTTCATCCTGCCAGCGGTCGCGGTCGGGTACGCAGGCCCGGCGGTCGTGCTCGCGTACGTTCTCGCCGGGATCGTCGTTCTTCCGGCAGCGCTCTCGAAATCCGAGATGGCGACGGCGATGCCCGAATCGGGTGGGACGTACATCTTCATCGAGCGCGGTATGGGGCCGCTCTTGGGGACGGTTGCCGGTATCGGAACGTGGTTTTCGCTGTCGTTCAAGGGTGGACTGGCGTTGGTCGGCGGGGTGCCGTATCTCCTCTATCTGTTCGATGTCCCGCCGACGATCACGACGCCGCTGGCGCTCACGCTTGCCGTCATTCTCGTGCTCGTGAATCTGCTCGGGGCCAAGCAGACCGGTCGCGTACAGGTCGTCATCGTCGCTGTGATGCTCGCCGCACTCGGCTGGTTTGCGGTCGGTGGGACGCCATCGGTGCAGCCGGCAAACTACGCGGGATTCTTCGAGAGCGGTATCGGGGGGATTCTCACGGCTACCGGACTCGTGTTCGTCTCGTACGCGGGCGTGACGAAGGTGGCGAGCGTCGCCGAGGAGGTCGAAAACCCCGAGCGGAACATCCCGCTTGGCATTCTCGGCTCGCTCGGGTTCACGACGGCGCTGTACGCGCTGATCGTGATCGTCATGCTCGGCGTCACCGACACGTCCGCCATCGCCGCCTCGGATGCACCGATGGCAGTCGCCGCGGAGGCCGCACTCGGCCCTGCAGGCGTCGCTGCCGTCGTGGTTGCGGCGCTGCTCGCGCTGGTGAGTACCGCCAACGCCGGTATCCTCTCGTCTTCACGATACCCGTTTGCGATGAGTCGGGACAACCTCGTTCCCCCGTCGCTCGGGCAGATCAGCGACCGCTTCAACACACCGAGCGCATCGATCACCCTCACCGGCGTCGTCCTGCTCCTCCTCATCGCGTTCGTCCCGCTCGAAAGCATCGCCAAGTTGGCGAGCGCGTTCCAGATCCTCGTGTTCGTCCTCGTCAACTTCGCCGTCGTTGCGTTTCGCCGCGGCTCGATGGAGTACGAGCCCACGTTCGAGGCACCGCTGTACCCCTGGATGCAGGGGTTCGGCGTCGTCGGTGGACTGCTCTTGCTCACGCAGATGGGGACCATCCCGCTCCTCGGAGCCGTCCTCATCACGGCCGGAAGCGTCGCGTGGTACTTCTGGTACGCCCGCGACCGCGTCGAGCGCGAGGGGGCCGCCGTCGATGCCGTCCGGCGTGAACTCGGCAAGCAGGCCGTCGAGCGCACCCGTACAGCCGTCAGCCCGACCGGCGAGAGCTACGAAGCGCTCGTTGCGGTCCCCGAAGACGTGGACCCATCACACGAGGCGGCGCTCGTGGACGTCGCTGCGGATCTCGCAGCCCCGCAGCACGGACAGGTGTCGGTCGTCCGATTCGACGAGGTGGCCGACCAGGTGCCTTTGGAAGCTGCCGCCGAGCAATCGCCCGCCGACATCGAGTTCGAGGAGCGGACGGGCACGCTCGCCACCGATGTGAACGTTCCCGTTCACGTGAGCGAGGTCGTGAGCCACGACACCCGCCACGCGCTAGCTCATCACGTGACCGAGACCGGCGTCGACACGCTGGTGATGGAACGGGAAGCAGGCGGCCTCCGCGACCGACTGTTCGGCTCCGACGCGGACTGGGTGCTCGAACACACCGACTGCGACGCGGTGCTGGTGGACGACGACGGCGAGGGACTCGGAACGGTCGACACCGTTGCCGTCATCACCGACGAGGGGCCGTACGACCCGGCGAAGATCGCCATCGCGGACGCGATCGCGACGGCCCACGATGCCGAGGTGACCCTCGAGTACGCTGTCGAGGAGTTCGCTTCCGAGGAACAGCAGCGGACGATCACCGACTACCACGAGGAGGTCGCACAGCTCTGCTCGGCACCCGTTCGAACCGGTGTCGTCGCCGATGGCGGGACCACGCCGCTCGAAAGTCGGGCGGCCGATGTCCTCGTCGTCAGCACCGAAGGACAGCGACTCGTCGCCGATGCCGACTGTCCGGCGCTCGTCGTCCGCCCGCGCGAGGCGACGAAACCCGGATGGCTCGGTCGTGTGCTCGAGCGCTGGCTACTGTAG
- a CDS encoding NAD-binding protein gives MDGTHAVILGGEGAVGETLAVQLANGSPAVTFLAGDAHAADRAAEAGADARVADPSEPATLDREDIGEADIAIVTSRQDSQNLLLAQFLRLQRTGRVIALVNDPANLDAFAEAGIETVCASTALSTALDRQRRGVEAVETQSSSNRATADRRTEYEEPTDEPERERLRSGGAGGDA, from the coding sequence ATGGATGGGACCCATGCAGTGATACTTGGCGGTGAGGGGGCGGTTGGAGAGACACTCGCGGTGCAGCTCGCCAACGGTTCGCCAGCAGTGACGTTTCTCGCTGGCGACGCCCATGCGGCCGACCGCGCGGCTGAAGCGGGCGCTGACGCCCGCGTGGCCGACCCGAGCGAGCCAGCCACGCTCGACCGTGAGGACATCGGTGAGGCGGACATCGCCATCGTGACCTCACGCCAGGACAGCCAGAACCTGTTGCTCGCACAGTTTCTCCGTCTCCAGCGGACTGGGCGCGTGATCGCACTCGTGAACGACCCCGCAAACCTCGACGCGTTCGCCGAGGCCGGTATCGAGACCGTCTGTGCCTCGACGGCACTTTCGACCGCGCTCGATCGGCAGCGCCGTGGCGTCGAGGCAGTCGAAACCCAGTCCTCGTCAAATCGAGCGACTGCAGATCGGCGCACGGAATACGAGGAACCGACGGACGAACCGGAACGTGAACGACTCCGATCAGGCGGGGCGGGAGGCGACGCGTAG
- a CDS encoding acyl-CoA dehydrogenase family protein produces MKYDDSAAAREATDRARAFMEEVVLPAERSHAGGESVSHETIADLREQAREYDIYAPQIPEAHGGMGMAFRDVLPVFEQAGRSLLGAPAMRVDAPDEGNMHTLELVGTDDQKEEWLRPLVAGEIRSGFAMTEPAPGGGSDPKMLRTTAEKEGDEWVIDGHKWWTTQGGAADVLLVMARTDPDAHPYAGCSIILVPTDTDGVEIVRDIPHLGQSLVPESHAEITFDGVRVPEENLLGAENAGFDIAQQRLGPARLTHCMRFSGMAERALDVAKAYMDERDAFGSSLADKQSQRFSIAEAETELHAARTMVRDAAERITAGEEARVEVSMSKVFAARVAQETIDLAVQCCGGAGIGRDLPLADFYEAVRAFRIIDGADEVHKRTIARAAFENTDPAEIAAIPQFGNPAD; encoded by the coding sequence CGACGACTCGGCGGCCGCACGCGAGGCGACCGACCGCGCCCGCGCGTTCATGGAGGAGGTCGTCCTGCCCGCGGAGCGCTCCCACGCCGGCGGCGAGTCGGTTTCGCACGAGACCATCGCCGATCTGCGCGAGCAGGCCCGCGAGTACGATATCTACGCACCGCAGATTCCCGAAGCGCACGGCGGGATGGGGATGGCGTTCCGGGACGTGCTGCCGGTGTTCGAGCAGGCGGGCCGGAGCCTGCTCGGCGCGCCCGCGATGCGGGTCGACGCGCCCGACGAGGGCAACATGCATACGCTCGAACTCGTCGGCACCGACGACCAGAAAGAAGAGTGGCTCCGGCCCCTGGTCGCGGGCGAGATTCGATCCGGGTTCGCGATGACCGAGCCCGCTCCCGGGGGTGGGTCGGACCCGAAGATGCTCCGGACGACCGCCGAGAAGGAGGGCGACGAGTGGGTCATCGACGGCCACAAGTGGTGGACCACACAGGGTGGTGCGGCCGATGTCCTCCTCGTGATGGCGCGCACCGATCCCGACGCCCACCCCTACGCCGGCTGCTCGATCATCCTCGTGCCGACCGACACCGACGGGGTGGAGATCGTTCGCGACATTCCCCACCTCGGCCAGAGCCTCGTACCCGAGAGCCACGCCGAGATCACGTTCGACGGCGTACGGGTGCCCGAGGAGAACTTGCTCGGTGCCGAGAACGCCGGGTTCGACATCGCACAGCAGCGACTGGGACCTGCCCGACTGACCCACTGCATGCGGTTTTCGGGGATGGCCGAGCGCGCACTCGACGTGGCGAAAGCGTACATGGACGAGCGCGACGCGTTCGGATCGTCGCTCGCGGACAAGCAGTCACAGCGCTTTTCGATCGCGGAGGCCGAAACCGAACTCCACGCCGCCCGGACGATGGTCCGCGACGCGGCCGAGAGGATCACGGCCGGCGAGGAGGCCAGAGTCGAGGTCTCGATGAGCAAGGTGTTCGCCGCGCGGGTGGCCCAGGAGACCATCGATCTCGCTGTTCAGTGCTGTGGTGGGGCGGGGATCGGTCGGGACCTGCCGCTCGCGGACTTCTACGAGGCGGTGCGGGCGTTCCGGATCATCGACGGCGCGGACGAGGTTCACAAGCGCACGATCGCACGTGCGGCCTTCGAGAACACCGACCCGGCAGAGATCGCGGCGATCCCGCAGTTCGGGAATCCGGCCGACTGA